In the genome of Saccharomonospora viridis DSM 43017, one region contains:
- a CDS encoding ABC transporter permease: protein MSVVTVPSTDAASGPGSLQEGPDRRGAGGSTVRFLASKLGGALASFSLVVVLGFLLFRMIPGDPVATMTRDRPTSPEQLAELRERLGVDKPMHEQFIDYVLGLLRGDLGTSYMYNRPVADMIGERLWPTLLLVGTATLLAVALGLWLGVRAAWRHGSAFDRVSTGVALTLWSMPQFWLGLLLLIATQGLFPSRGMRSPVIPENPVAQVLDVAHHLVLPCVTLLAVIYAQYMLVMRSSLLEEMGADYLTTARAKGLRDDLVRRRHAVPNALLPTVTLVFLQFGMVVSGTVTVETVFSWPGLGLLTYEALRGPDLPLLQGVFVVLASSVLVMNLLAELLYRVLDPRVRES from the coding sequence ATGTCGGTCGTGACGGTGCCGTCGACCGACGCCGCATCCGGTCCGGGCTCTTTGCAGGAGGGCCCGGACCGGCGCGGTGCCGGTGGTTCCACGGTTCGGTTCCTCGCGTCGAAGCTGGGTGGGGCGCTGGCGAGTTTCTCGCTGGTGGTCGTGCTCGGGTTCTTGTTGTTCCGGATGATCCCGGGTGACCCGGTGGCCACGATGACGCGGGACCGGCCCACGAGCCCGGAGCAGCTGGCGGAGCTGCGGGAACGGCTCGGGGTCGACAAGCCCATGCACGAGCAGTTCATCGACTACGTACTCGGGCTGCTGCGAGGGGATCTGGGCACGTCCTACATGTACAACCGGCCGGTGGCGGACATGATCGGGGAACGGTTGTGGCCGACGCTGCTGCTGGTGGGCACGGCGACGCTGTTGGCGGTGGCGCTGGGCCTGTGGTTGGGGGTGCGTGCGGCGTGGCGTCACGGCAGCGCGTTCGACCGGGTCAGCACCGGGGTGGCGTTGACGTTGTGGTCGATGCCGCAGTTCTGGCTCGGCTTGCTGCTGCTGATCGCGACCCAGGGGTTGTTCCCGAGCCGGGGGATGCGGTCGCCGGTGATCCCCGAGAACCCTGTGGCGCAGGTGTTGGACGTGGCGCATCACCTGGTGTTGCCGTGTGTGACGTTGCTGGCGGTGATCTACGCGCAGTACATGCTGGTGATGCGGTCGTCGCTGTTGGAGGAGATGGGCGCGGACTATCTGACGACGGCGCGGGCGAAGGGACTGCGGGACGACCTGGTGCGGCGTCGACACGCGGTGCCGAACGCGTTGCTGCCGACGGTGACGTTGGTGTTTTTGCAGTTCGGCATGGTGGTGTCGGGCACGGTCACGGTGGAGACGGTGTTCTCGTGGCCGGGGCTGGGGTTGTTGACGTATGAGGCGTTGCGGGGGCCGGATCTGCCGCTGCTGCAGGGCGTGTTCGTGGTGTTGGCGTCCTCGGTGTTGGTGATGAACCTGCTGGCCGAGCTGTTGTACCGGGTGTTGGACCCGAGGGTGCGTGAGTCATGA
- a CDS encoding ABC transporter substrate-binding protein yields the protein MAALVAALLVVVPLAASVQAAPAARAQSPQVLRVALVQEIDHLNPFTASFASSAMIGRFAWEFLTLPSAEDATPTGGVAESWESSEDKLTWTFTIREGMTWSDGEPVTAHDAAFTFNKIMSDPKAAEANGSYVVNFKKVSAPDDRTLVIETEEPQASMTALDVPIVPEHVWSKIEDMHDPVTDSIEVVGVGSGPFLIAEYRPNELVRMTANKDYWRGAPAYDELHFIKFENADAAVNALRNGEVDFVNRLTRAQFDSLKNEPNIETNQASGRRYRELLMNPGARNADGDAIGDGHPALQDVQVRRAIAMAIDPEVLVDKVLGGYGELPGGLVPPIYEDYHYVPDEDVRYSFDPDAANALLDEAGYRRGPDGVRVDSEGRRLEFRLTGRASEDYAQRASDYIVSWLRDIGIEVTKNLVSDNEVDETTSSGHYDLAFSGWGTNPDPDYILSKQTCAALPAASGSSSSNAFFCDETYDKLYAQQIAEMDPKKRAKLVLQAQARYYEMVPSLVLGYDNVLEAYRSDRFTGFVQQPEGEGQIMEQTGYWGFYGARPVEGAAESDSGLPTGVWLALGAGALALLAVGGTVVVRRRATADDRE from the coding sequence TTGGCTGCGCTGGTTGCGGCGTTGTTGGTGGTCGTGCCGTTGGCGGCGTCGGTGCAGGCCGCGCCGGCGGCGCGGGCGCAGTCTCCGCAGGTGTTGCGGGTGGCGTTGGTGCAGGAGATCGACCATCTGAACCCGTTCACGGCCAGTTTCGCATCGAGCGCGATGATCGGACGGTTTGCGTGGGAGTTTTTGACGCTGCCGTCGGCTGAGGATGCGACGCCGACCGGGGGTGTGGCGGAGTCGTGGGAGTCCTCGGAGGACAAACTCACGTGGACGTTCACGATCCGGGAGGGGATGACCTGGTCGGATGGTGAGCCGGTGACGGCGCACGACGCCGCGTTCACTTTCAACAAGATCATGTCGGATCCGAAGGCGGCGGAGGCCAACGGCAGTTACGTCGTCAACTTCAAGAAGGTGTCAGCACCCGACGACCGGACGTTGGTGATCGAGACCGAAGAGCCGCAGGCGAGCATGACGGCGTTGGATGTGCCGATCGTTCCGGAGCACGTGTGGTCGAAGATCGAGGACATGCACGACCCGGTCACCGACAGTATCGAGGTGGTGGGGGTCGGTAGCGGTCCGTTCCTGATCGCCGAGTACCGCCCGAACGAGCTGGTGCGGATGACGGCGAACAAGGACTACTGGCGTGGCGCTCCGGCGTACGACGAGTTGCACTTCATCAAGTTCGAAAACGCCGACGCGGCGGTGAACGCGTTGCGCAACGGCGAGGTGGACTTCGTCAACCGGCTCACGCGGGCGCAGTTCGACAGTCTGAAGAACGAGCCGAACATCGAGACGAACCAGGCGTCGGGGCGGCGGTACCGGGAGCTGTTGATGAACCCGGGTGCGCGTAACGCCGACGGTGACGCGATCGGTGATGGTCACCCGGCTTTGCAGGACGTGCAGGTGCGGCGGGCGATCGCGATGGCGATCGACCCGGAGGTGTTGGTGGACAAGGTCCTCGGTGGTTACGGCGAGTTGCCGGGCGGGTTGGTGCCTCCGATCTATGAGGACTACCACTACGTGCCGGACGAGGACGTGCGGTACTCGTTCGATCCGGACGCGGCGAACGCGCTGTTGGACGAGGCGGGGTACCGGCGGGGCCCGGACGGGGTCCGGGTGGACTCGGAAGGCAGGCGGCTGGAGTTCCGGCTGACCGGTCGGGCCAGTGAGGACTATGCGCAGCGGGCCAGCGACTACATCGTGTCGTGGTTGCGGGACATCGGCATCGAGGTGACGAAGAACCTGGTGTCGGACAACGAGGTGGACGAGACCACCTCCTCGGGGCATTACGATCTGGCGTTCTCGGGGTGGGGCACGAACCCGGACCCGGACTACATCCTGAGCAAGCAGACGTGCGCGGCGCTTCCCGCGGCCTCGGGTAGCAGCAGTAGCAACGCGTTCTTCTGCGACGAGACCTACGACAAGCTGTACGCCCAGCAGATCGCGGAGATGGACCCGAAGAAGCGGGCGAAGCTGGTGTTGCAGGCGCAGGCCCGCTACTACGAGATGGTGCCGAGCCTGGTGTTGGGCTACGACAACGTGTTGGAGGCCTACCGGTCGGATCGGTTCACCGGCTTCGTGCAGCAGCCGGAGGGCGAGGGCCAGATCATGGAGCAGACCGGTTACTGGGGTTTCTACGGCGCTCGGCCGGTGGAGGGCGCGGCCGAAAGTGACTCGGGCCTGCCGACCGGGGTGTGGTTGGCGTTGGGCGCGGGCGCGTTGGCGTTGTTGGCCGTTGGTGGCACGGTCGTGGTGCGTCGCCGCGCGACCGCCGACGACAGGGAGTGA
- a CDS encoding M55 family metallopeptidase, translating into MISADMEGATGVTWTDDVVPGTEQWQRFRRLFTGDVNAVITGLYEGGATDVLVNEAHSSQRNLLLEDLDPRARMLTGRHKPLSMMEGIDTGVDGVVFLGYHAAAGCDGVLSHTYLPNQITGVWLDGVLASEGRLNAALAAEYGVPVLLISGDDKTCDDARDYAPQAATVAVKECISRYAAICLPPSRTTADLADAAQRAMQHAGRGTPTTQAHHIDVEFDASHLAQAAAVIPTVEQTGVRTVSFDAPTMTEAMKTFKIVTAIADSAVQGKYG; encoded by the coding sequence ATGATCTCCGCCGACATGGAAGGCGCCACCGGCGTCACCTGGACCGACGACGTCGTCCCCGGAACCGAACAATGGCAACGCTTCCGCCGACTGTTCACCGGCGACGTCAACGCCGTCATCACCGGCCTCTACGAAGGCGGCGCCACCGACGTGTTGGTCAACGAAGCACACTCCTCCCAACGCAACCTGCTGTTGGAAGACCTCGACCCCCGCGCCCGCATGCTCACCGGCAGACACAAACCACTGTCGATGATGGAGGGCATCGACACCGGCGTCGACGGCGTCGTCTTCCTCGGCTACCACGCCGCGGCAGGCTGCGACGGCGTGCTTTCCCACACCTACCTGCCCAACCAGATCACCGGGGTCTGGCTCGACGGCGTCCTCGCCAGCGAAGGCCGACTCAACGCCGCACTCGCCGCCGAATACGGCGTACCCGTCCTTTTGATCAGCGGCGACGACAAAACCTGCGACGACGCCCGCGACTACGCCCCCCAGGCCGCCACCGTCGCCGTCAAAGAGTGCATCAGCCGCTACGCCGCCATCTGCCTACCACCCTCCCGCACCACAGCCGACCTCGCCGACGCGGCCCAACGCGCCATGCAACACGCCGGACGAGGCACCCCCACCACCCAAGCCCACCACATCGACGTCGAGTTCGACGCCAGCCACCTCGCCCAGGCGGCCGCCGTCATCCCCACCGTCGAACAAACCGGCGTCCGCACCGTCAGCTTCGACGCCCCCACCATGACCGAGGCGATGAAAACGTTCAAAATCGTCACCGCCATCGCCGACAGCGCCGTCCAAGGCAAATACGGCTAA
- a CDS encoding M20/M25/M40 family metallo-hydrolase has translation MTVDVVDLCAQLIRFDTTNHGGGDARGEREAAEFCATILADADLEPTILESAPRRANVVTRIPGDDPTLAPLLIQGHLDVVPADATEWSVPPFSGTVSDGYLWGRGAVDMKDFCATVLAAVHTLTTTGRRPRRDIVLAFVADEEDRGEYGAEWLVTHHPHLFADCAAAISESGGYTYHVRAADGRPVRLYPIGTAERGTAHLKLTARGRAGHGSRRNDANAVTRLITALHALATHDWPVVLTPTVEAFLERTGQALGVTVDLHDIDTTLDRLGDAAPLAESVVRNSVTPTVLSAGYKVNVIPGLAEAHVDGRVLPGTEAALLSQVDELIGPHVEYEFLSRSKPVQAPVDSPWFDALSNALRSQDPDAVVVPYCLGGGTDAKAFSELGIDCYGFAPLWLPEGFNYRAMAHGIDERVPVEGLRFGTRVLEHLLLHA, from the coding sequence GTGACTGTCGACGTCGTGGACCTTTGCGCCCAACTCATCCGCTTCGACACCACCAACCACGGCGGCGGCGACGCCCGCGGAGAACGCGAAGCCGCCGAATTCTGCGCCACCATCCTCGCCGACGCCGACCTCGAACCCACCATCCTCGAATCCGCACCCCGCCGCGCCAACGTCGTCACCCGCATCCCCGGCGACGACCCCACCCTCGCCCCCCTCCTCATCCAAGGACACCTCGACGTCGTCCCCGCCGACGCGACCGAATGGAGCGTCCCCCCGTTCTCCGGCACCGTCTCCGACGGCTACCTGTGGGGCCGCGGCGCCGTGGACATGAAAGACTTCTGCGCCACCGTCCTCGCCGCCGTCCACACCCTCACCACCACCGGACGCCGACCCCGCCGCGACATCGTCCTCGCCTTCGTCGCCGACGAAGAAGACCGAGGCGAATACGGCGCAGAATGGCTCGTCACCCACCACCCCCACCTCTTCGCCGACTGCGCCGCCGCCATCAGCGAATCCGGCGGCTACACCTACCACGTCCGCGCCGCCGACGGCCGCCCCGTCCGCCTCTACCCCATCGGCACCGCCGAACGCGGCACCGCCCACCTCAAACTCACCGCCCGAGGCCGCGCCGGACACGGCTCCCGCCGCAACGACGCCAACGCCGTCACCCGCCTCATCACCGCACTACACGCCCTGGCCACCCACGACTGGCCCGTCGTCCTCACCCCCACCGTCGAAGCATTCCTCGAACGCACCGGCCAAGCACTCGGCGTCACCGTCGACCTCCACGACATCGACACCACCCTCGACCGACTCGGCGACGCCGCCCCACTGGCCGAATCAGTCGTCCGCAACAGCGTCACCCCCACCGTCCTGTCCGCCGGATACAAGGTCAACGTCATCCCCGGCCTCGCCGAAGCCCACGTCGACGGCCGCGTACTACCCGGAACCGAAGCAGCCCTACTGTCCCAAGTAGACGAACTCATCGGCCCCCACGTCGAATACGAATTCCTCTCCCGCAGCAAACCCGTCCAAGCCCCCGTGGACTCACCCTGGTTCGACGCGCTGAGCAACGCACTCCGCTCACAAGACCCCGACGCCGTCGTCGTGCCCTACTGCCTCGGCGGCGGAACCGACGCCAAAGCCTTCAGCGAACTCGGCATCGACTGCTACGGCTTCGCCCCACTGTGGCTCCCCGAAGGGTTCAACTACCGCGCCATGGCCCACGGCATCGACGAACGCGTCCCCGTCGAAGGCCTCCGCTTCGGCACCCGCGTACTAGAACACCTGCTCCTGCACGCCTGA
- a CDS encoding malate dehydrogenase yields MTQPPVNVTVTGAAGQIGYALLFRIASGQLLGQDKPVRLRLLEIPQAVKAAEGTALELEDGAFPLLAGIDIYDNPKDAFDGANIALLVGARPRTKGMERGDLLEANGGIFKPQGEALNAGAADDIKVLVVGNPANTNALIAQANAPDIPAERFTAMTRLDHNRAIAQLAKKLQVPVSDVKKMTIWGNHSATQYPDIFNAEVKGENAAQAVNDQQWLENEFIPRVAKRGAEIIEVRGASSAASAASAAIDHIYDWVNGTPDGDWVSMAVPSDGSYGVPEGLISSFPVVCKNGSYEIVQGLQINDFSRARIDASVAELSEEREAVRKLGLI; encoded by the coding sequence ATGACGCAGCCCCCTGTCAACGTCACCGTCACCGGCGCAGCCGGCCAGATCGGATACGCACTGCTGTTCCGCATCGCCTCCGGCCAACTCCTGGGCCAGGACAAACCGGTCCGGCTGCGCCTGCTGGAAATCCCCCAGGCGGTGAAGGCGGCAGAAGGCACCGCACTCGAACTGGAAGACGGCGCCTTCCCGCTGTTGGCGGGCATCGACATCTACGACAACCCCAAGGACGCCTTCGACGGCGCCAACATCGCCCTCCTCGTGGGCGCCCGCCCACGCACCAAGGGCATGGAACGCGGCGACCTGCTCGAAGCCAACGGCGGCATCTTCAAACCCCAGGGCGAAGCCCTCAACGCGGGCGCCGCAGACGACATCAAGGTGCTCGTGGTCGGCAACCCCGCCAACACCAACGCCCTCATCGCCCAGGCCAACGCGCCCGACATCCCCGCCGAGCGCTTCACCGCGATGACCCGGCTCGACCACAACCGCGCCATCGCCCAACTCGCCAAGAAGCTCCAAGTCCCCGTCTCGGACGTCAAGAAGATGACCATCTGGGGCAACCACTCCGCCACCCAGTACCCGGACATCTTCAACGCCGAGGTCAAGGGAGAAAACGCCGCCCAGGCCGTCAACGACCAGCAGTGGCTGGAAAACGAATTCATCCCCCGCGTCGCCAAGCGCGGCGCCGAGATCATCGAGGTGCGCGGCGCCTCCTCGGCCGCCTCGGCCGCGAGCGCAGCCATCGACCACATCTACGACTGGGTCAACGGCACCCCCGACGGTGACTGGGTCTCCATGGCCGTGCCCTCCGACGGCTCCTACGGCGTGCCCGAAGGCCTGATCTCGTCGTTCCCCGTGGTCTGCAAGAACGGCTCCTACGAGATCGTCCAGGGCCTGCAGATCAACGACTTCTCCCGCGCCCGCATCGACGCCTCCGTCGCCGAGCTGTCCGAAGAACGCGAAGCCGTACGCAAACTCGGCCTCATCTAA
- a CDS encoding TIGR02206 family membrane protein, translating to MHVTATQRFTAYGPSHWAVLAVFLFGAALLVVVGRRHRRTPAARHVSRGFAAALLALQLGALTYTLLSTEWTLADSVPLHLSDLAPFAAAYALWSHARWAYALTYYWCLSLSTQALISPVFVGPDFPHHEFLAFWALHLLVIWAAVYLTWGLGLHPTWRDYRIAVAITAAWAAATMLFNSLTGTNYGYLNRKPDTGSILDPLGPWPWYLLLEAALILTAWALLTWPWTRRSRTS from the coding sequence ATGCACGTCACCGCGACACAACGGTTCACCGCCTACGGCCCTTCCCACTGGGCCGTATTGGCCGTGTTCCTGTTCGGCGCGGCCCTCCTCGTCGTCGTGGGACGTCGGCACCGCCGCACCCCCGCAGCCCGCCACGTAAGCCGCGGCTTCGCCGCCGCCCTGCTCGCACTCCAGCTCGGCGCGCTCACCTACACCCTGCTGTCCACCGAATGGACACTCGCCGACAGCGTGCCCCTACACCTGTCCGACCTCGCTCCCTTCGCCGCCGCATACGCGCTGTGGAGCCACGCCCGCTGGGCCTATGCCCTCACCTACTACTGGTGCCTGTCACTGTCCACACAGGCGCTCATCTCCCCCGTCTTCGTCGGCCCGGACTTCCCCCACCACGAGTTCCTGGCGTTTTGGGCACTGCACCTGCTGGTCATCTGGGCCGCCGTGTACCTCACCTGGGGCCTTGGACTGCATCCCACCTGGCGCGACTACCGCATCGCCGTAGCGATCACCGCCGCCTGGGCCGCCGCGACAATGCTGTTCAACAGCCTCACCGGCACCAACTACGGCTACCTCAACCGCAAGCCCGACACCGGCTCCATCCTCGACCCACTGGGCCCCTGGCCGTGGTACCTGCTGTTGGAAGCCGCGCTCATCCTCACGGCCTGGGCATTGTTGACCTGGCCGTGGACGCGACGTTCCCGTACGTCGTGA
- a CDS encoding M3 family metallopeptidase — MTNADNPLLTPSELPYELPPFDRISDEHFLPAFEAGMAEHAAEAEAIAANPEPPTFDNTIVALERSGQLLNRVSSVFFNLAASHTNDTLRAVHAEIAPKLAEHFDAIHLNPVLFARIEKLYENRDSLGLDAESAWLLRRYHLDFVRAGAALPEADRQRLRELNAELSSLSTRFSNNLLADTNELAVWVSDREQLAGLSDAEIAAAAEAARERGHESGYLLTLSLPTAQPLLASLENRQLRERVFRASIARGNRGNDNDNTEVLTRIVRLRAERAALLGYPHHAAYVIEDQTAKTADAALDMLHRLAPAAVANAKAEAQELVEEITRSGEDHPLEPWDWAFYAERVRKRRFEVDDAELRPYFELDTVLRDGVFYAATQLYGITFQERHDLPTYHPDVRVFEVFDADGSPLGLFLGDYYARESKRGGAWMNFYCEPSGLLGKRPVVVNNLNITKPPQGEPTLLTYDEVVTLFHEFGHALHGLFSDTRYPTCAGTNVPRDFVEFPSQVNEMWVLWPEVLANYAKHHRTGEPLPQRLVERLKESRSYGEGFATTEYLAASLLDLAWHTVDAETAVDDVAEFEAEALRKAGVAVDAVPPRYRSTYFAHVFTNGYSAGYYSYIWSEVLDADTVEWFRENGGLTRANGDRFRRELLAKGGSMDPMEAFVNFRGREPKIEPLLERRGLTGA; from the coding sequence GTGACGAACGCGGACAACCCGCTGTTGACACCGAGTGAGCTGCCCTACGAGCTGCCACCGTTCGACCGGATCTCCGACGAGCACTTCCTGCCCGCGTTCGAGGCCGGCATGGCCGAGCACGCGGCCGAGGCGGAGGCCATCGCCGCCAATCCGGAGCCGCCGACGTTCGACAACACGATCGTGGCGTTGGAACGTTCGGGACAGCTGTTGAACCGGGTGTCGTCGGTGTTTTTCAACCTCGCCGCGTCACACACCAACGACACGTTGCGGGCTGTGCACGCGGAGATCGCGCCGAAACTGGCCGAACACTTCGATGCCATCCACCTGAACCCGGTGTTGTTCGCCCGGATCGAGAAGCTCTACGAAAACCGGGATTCGTTGGGCCTGGACGCGGAGTCGGCGTGGTTGCTGCGTCGCTACCACCTCGATTTCGTGCGCGCCGGTGCCGCGCTTCCCGAGGCCGACCGGCAACGGTTGCGGGAACTGAACGCCGAGCTGTCGTCGCTGTCCACACGGTTTTCGAACAACCTGCTGGCCGACACCAACGAGCTGGCGGTGTGGGTGTCGGATCGGGAACAGTTGGCCGGACTGTCCGATGCGGAGATCGCGGCAGCGGCCGAGGCGGCCAGGGAGCGGGGTCACGAAAGCGGGTACCTGCTGACGTTGTCGCTGCCGACGGCCCAGCCACTGCTGGCCTCACTGGAGAACAGGCAGCTGCGGGAACGGGTGTTCCGGGCCTCGATCGCACGGGGCAACCGGGGTAACGACAACGACAACACCGAGGTCCTGACCCGGATCGTGCGGCTGCGAGCCGAGCGCGCCGCGCTGTTGGGGTATCCGCACCACGCGGCCTACGTGATCGAGGACCAGACGGCCAAGACCGCCGACGCGGCGTTGGACATGCTGCACCGGTTGGCACCGGCCGCGGTGGCCAACGCGAAGGCCGAGGCCCAGGAGCTGGTCGAGGAGATCACAAGGTCGGGTGAGGACCACCCGCTGGAACCGTGGGACTGGGCGTTCTACGCCGAGCGGGTGCGCAAGCGTCGGTTCGAGGTCGACGACGCGGAGCTGCGGCCGTACTTCGAGCTGGACACGGTGCTGCGGGACGGCGTGTTCTACGCGGCCACCCAGCTGTACGGGATCACTTTCCAGGAGCGGCACGACTTGCCCACCTATCACCCGGACGTGCGGGTGTTCGAGGTGTTCGACGCCGACGGCAGTCCGTTGGGCCTGTTCCTGGGGGACTACTACGCACGTGAGTCCAAGCGGGGCGGCGCGTGGATGAACTTCTACTGTGAACCGTCGGGGTTGTTGGGCAAGCGCCCGGTGGTGGTGAACAACCTCAACATCACCAAGCCGCCGCAGGGTGAGCCGACGCTGTTGACCTACGACGAGGTGGTGACCCTGTTCCACGAATTCGGGCACGCCCTGCACGGTTTGTTCTCGGACACGCGGTACCCGACGTGCGCGGGGACGAACGTGCCGCGGGATTTCGTGGAGTTCCCCTCGCAGGTCAACGAGATGTGGGTGTTGTGGCCGGAGGTGCTGGCCAACTACGCCAAGCATCACCGCACGGGGGAACCGTTGCCACAGCGGCTGGTGGAGCGGCTGAAGGAGTCCCGATCCTACGGTGAGGGCTTCGCCACGACGGAGTACTTGGCGGCGTCGCTGCTGGATTTGGCGTGGCACACGGTGGACGCCGAGACGGCGGTGGACGATGTGGCCGAGTTCGAGGCCGAGGCGCTGCGGAAGGCGGGTGTGGCCGTGGACGCGGTGCCGCCGCGGTATCGCAGCACGTACTTCGCGCACGTGTTCACCAACGGCTATTCGGCCGGCTACTACTCCTACATCTGGAGTGAGGTGCTCGATGCCGACACGGTGGAGTGGTTCCGGGAGAACGGTGGGCTGACCCGGGCCAACGGTGACCGCTTCCGCCGCGAGTTGTTGGCGAAGGGCGGGAGTATGGACCCGATGGAGGCGTTCGTGAACTTCCGGGGCCGGGAGCCGAAGATCGAGCCGCTTTTGGAGCGGCGTGGTCTGACGGGGGCCTGA
- a CDS encoding histidine phosphatase family protein: MGTVILLRHGRSSANSSGVLAGRAPKVGLDETGRAQAEALVQRLAGVPVAAVVSSPLLRCRQTVAPLLADRGLSRITDSRLSEVDYGEWTGRELKSLAKEPLWKVVQLHPSAAVFPGGEGLAAMQARAVSAVRDHDARITGEHGEHAVWVACTHGDVIKAVLADALGQHLDAFQRIVIDPGSVSVVRYTETRPFVLRVNDNGGDLAGIVPPKPKRRRRGTLSSDADVGGTTGRKDRP; this comes from the coding sequence GTGGGTACTGTGATCCTGCTGCGGCACGGCCGGTCGAGCGCCAACAGTTCAGGCGTGCTGGCGGGCCGGGCACCGAAGGTCGGTCTCGACGAGACCGGCCGCGCGCAGGCCGAGGCGTTGGTGCAGCGCTTGGCCGGCGTCCCCGTGGCGGCCGTGGTGTCGTCACCGTTGCTGCGATGCAGGCAGACGGTGGCGCCGCTGCTGGCCGACCGAGGGCTGAGCCGGATCACCGATTCCCGGTTGTCCGAGGTCGACTACGGCGAATGGACCGGCCGCGAACTGAAATCGCTGGCCAAGGAACCGCTGTGGAAGGTGGTGCAGTTGCACCCGTCGGCAGCGGTGTTCCCCGGCGGCGAAGGACTGGCGGCCATGCAGGCCAGGGCGGTGTCCGCGGTACGGGATCATGACGCCCGCATCACCGGCGAGCACGGTGAGCACGCGGTCTGGGTGGCGTGCACCCACGGAGACGTGATCAAAGCGGTGTTGGCCGACGCGCTCGGGCAACACCTCGACGCCTTCCAGCGCATCGTCATCGACCCGGGCTCGGTGTCCGTCGTCCGCTACACGGAGACGCGGCCGTTCGTGCTGCGGGTCAACGACAACGGCGGTGATCTGGCCGGGATCGTGCCGCCGAAACCGAAACGACGTCGGCGGGGCACGTTGTCCTCCGATGCCGACGTCGGAGGAACGACGGGACGAAAGGATCGACCGTGA
- a CDS encoding undecaprenyl-diphosphate phosphatase, producing MGWFEALVLGLVQGLTEFLPISSSAHIRLTAAFAGWDDPGAAFTAVTQIGTELAVLLYFSRKIGRILRHWFLSLTKREYRSDPDARMGWLIIVGSLPIGVLGLLFEERIESVFRDLRLTATTLIVFGLLLLVADRVGSKRRELDQLTVPHGLGYGFAQALALIPGVSRSGGTITGGLLLGYKRADAAEYAFLLAVPAVLASGVYKLTDIGEGDAPGVGPTLLATIVSFGVGYAVIAWLMSYIKNNSFLPFVIYRVALGLVVLALVFTGVLDPDAGPATVGETSANP from the coding sequence ATGGGCTGGTTCGAAGCACTCGTTCTCGGGTTGGTGCAGGGGCTGACCGAGTTCCTCCCGATCTCATCGAGCGCGCACATCCGACTGACGGCGGCGTTCGCGGGGTGGGACGACCCCGGCGCCGCGTTCACCGCCGTGACCCAGATCGGTACCGAACTCGCGGTGCTGCTGTACTTCAGTCGGAAGATCGGTCGGATCCTGCGTCACTGGTTCCTGTCCCTGACCAAGCGCGAATACCGGTCCGATCCCGACGCCCGCATGGGCTGGCTGATCATCGTCGGTTCCCTCCCCATCGGCGTGCTCGGCCTGCTGTTCGAGGAACGCATCGAAAGCGTGTTCCGGGACCTGCGCCTGACCGCCACCACACTCATCGTGTTCGGCCTGTTGCTGTTGGTCGCCGACCGGGTGGGGAGCAAACGGCGGGAACTGGACCAATTGACCGTGCCGCACGGGCTGGGCTACGGATTCGCGCAAGCACTGGCACTCATCCCCGGCGTCTCCCGTTCGGGTGGCACCATCACGGGTGGGTTGTTGCTCGGCTACAAGCGCGCTGACGCCGCGGAGTACGCCTTCCTGCTCGCGGTGCCCGCCGTGCTCGCCTCAGGGGTGTACAAGCTGACCGACATCGGGGAAGGCGACGCACCGGGTGTGGGACCGACCCTGCTGGCCACCATCGTGTCCTTCGGTGTGGGCTACGCGGTGATCGCGTGGCTGATGTCCTACATCAAGAACAACAGCTTCCTGCCGTTCGTGATCTACCGCGTCGCCCTGGGACTTGTGGTGCTGGCGCTGGTGTTCACCGGTGTGCTCGACCCGGACGCGGGGCCCGCCACCGTGGGGGAGACGTCGGCGAACCCGTAG